A window of the Brassica oleracea var. oleracea cultivar TO1000 chromosome C1, BOL, whole genome shotgun sequence genome harbors these coding sequences:
- the LOC106331327 gene encoding protein SGT1 homolog A-like encodes MGNIGNADPLKYPFHSCASPFTYVYVELAFRDSHGVLLKPSVPCSTNFFMLGIKLAVVLILVISIKLQILSRISNQLSVVIDVPGEDEAYHLQPRLFGKIVPAKCKYEVLSTKVEIRLAKAEIITWAFLEHGKGLAVLPKPNVLSEVSKRPAYPSSKKVKDWDTLEAEVKKQEKGEKLEGDAALNKSLREIYSNADEDMRRTMSKSFVESNGTVLSTDWKEVGAKTIESTRPDGIMELKKWEI; translated from the exons ATGGGAAATATTGGAAACGCTGATCCCTTAA AGTATCCCTTTCACAGCTGTGCTTCACCTTTCACTTATGTTTACGTTGAGCTCGCGTTCCGAGATTCGCACGGCGTACTTCTCAAACCTTCAGTGCCTTGCTCTACCAATTTCTTCATGCTCGGAATCAAGCTCGCCGTCGTACTCATCCTTGTCATCTCCATCAAGCTCCAGATCCTGAGTAGAATAAG TAACCAGCTGAGTGTTGTGATTGATGTTCCTGGAGAGGATGAAGCGTATCATCTCCAGCCGAGATTGTTTGGAAAG ATAGTACCAGCGAAGTGCAAATATGAAGTACTATCAACAAAAGTCGAGATCCGTCTTGCAAAAGCAGAGATCATCACATGGGCCTTTCTTGAACACGGCAAAGGGCTAGCAGTTTTGCCGAAGCCAAATGTCTTATCAG AGGTTTCAAAGAGACCGGCGTATCCTTCTTCCAAGAAAGTGAAGGACTGGGACACGCTTGAAGCCGAAGTGAAGAAACAGGAGAAGGGTGAGAAGCTGGAAGGAGACGCTGCTTTGAACAAGTCTTTACGTGAGATATATTCGAATGCCGATGAGGATATGAGACGTACCATGAGCAAATCCTTT GTGGAATCAAATGGGACAGTGCTGTCAACAGACTGGAAAGAGGTTGGGGCTAAGACAATCGAGAGCACTCGTCCGGATGGCAT